The Pogona vitticeps strain Pit_001003342236 chromosome 6, PviZW2.1, whole genome shotgun sequence genome contains a region encoding:
- the SLC6A20 gene encoding sodium- and chloride-dependent transporter XTRP3 isoform X3: MEKARPLWDNPFQFVFACISYAVGLGNVWRFPYLCQMHGGGGFLIPYFIMLIVEGMPLLYLELAVGQHMRHGSIGAWRAISPYLCGVGIASVIVSFFLSMYYNVINAWAFWYLFHSFQDPLPWAYCPLNSNHTSYVEECEKATSTQYFWYRKTLNISPSIEESGNIQWEQAACLILAWLVVYLCILRGTEHTGKVVYVTATLPYIVLMIFLIRGLTLHGAVNGLTYMFTPKGFMIFMVSPLQLEQLANPKTWINAATQIFFSLGLGFGSLIAFASYNEPNNNCERHAIIVSLINSATSIFASIVTFSIYGFKATFNYENCIKKVILLLTNFFDLEEGLLTMENLEDMKHFLAAAHPKEYTELLPQIQNCSLEAELDTAVQGTGLAFIVYSEAIKNMEASQLYSVLYFLMLLMLGIGSMLGNTAAILTPLTDSKFLSSHVPREMISGGVCFINCIIGLAFTMEAGNYWFDIFNDYAATLSLLLIVLVETIAVCYVYGLRRFQKVLGVMIGHEPSWYWRIMWAFASPVLIVSLFIFYITDYIRTGTLQYQAWDATEGQLVTKNYPSGALALIGMLVAASTLCIPLGALLTFIMKQTKR, encoded by the exons ATGGAGAAAGCTAGGCCGTTGTGGGACAATCCCTTCCAGTTTGTGTTTGCCTGCATTTCCTATGCTGTGGGACTGGGGAATGTATGGCGTTTTCCTTATTTGTGTCAGATGCACGGAGGAG gtgGATTTCTAATTCCATATTTTATCATGTTAATTGTGGAAGGGATGCCATTGTTATACCTGGAGCTGGCGGTGGGACAGCACATGCGTCATGGGAGCATCGGGGCATGGAGAGCTATAAGTCCCTACCTCTGTGGGGTTG GAATCGCCAGTGTCATTGTCTCATTTTTTCTGTCTATGTACTACAATGTTATAAATGCCTGGGCATTTTGGTAcctcttccattccttccag GATCCTTTGCCATGGGCATACTGTCCACTGAATAGTAATCATACAAGCTATGTTGAAGAATGTGAGAAGGCAACATCCACACAGTATTTTTGGTACAGGAAAACCCTCAATATTTCTCCATCTATTGAGGAGAGTGGGAACATCCAATGGGAGCAAGCAGCTTGTCTCATCCTGGCTTGGCTAGTGGTCTACCTGTGCATTCTAAGAGGAACTGAACACACAGGCAAG GTTGTGTACGTAACAGCTACTTTGCCTTACATTGTCCTCATGATATTCTTAATCAGAGGCCTAACACTCCATGGAGCTGTGAATGGGCTGACATATATGTTTACACCAAAG GGATTTATGATTTTCATGGTTTCTCCTTTACAGCTGGAACAACTGGCAAACCCCAAGACTTGGATTAATGCAGCTACCCAGATCTTCTTCTCTCTTGGGCTTGGCTTTGGCAGCTTGATAGCTTTTGCCAGCTACAATGAGCCAAACAATAACTGTGAGCGACATGCCATAATTGTTTCGTTAATAAACAGCGCCACATCAATATTTGCCAGCATTGTGACTTTCTCTATTTATGGCTTTAAGGCAACTTTCAATTATGAAAACTGCATAAAAAA GGTGATCTTGTTGTTGACTAACTTTTTTGACCTGGAAGAAGGATTATTAACAATGGAAAATCTTGAAGATATGAAGCACTTTCTAGCAGCTGCTCATCCCAAAGAATATACAGAACTGCTACCACAAATTCAGAACTGCAGCTTGGAAGCTGAACTAGACACG GCTGTCCAAGGGACTGGACTGGCATTCATTGTGTATTCAGAAGCAATAAAGAACATGGAGGCCTCACAGCTCTATTCAGTGCTGTATTTTCTTATGCTGTTGATGCTGGGAATAGGTAGCATGCTGGGGAACACTGCAGCCATTCTAACTCCTTTGACTGACAGCAAGTTTCTTTCCTCCCATGTGCCAAGAGAGATGATCTCAG GTGGTGTGTGTTTTATCAACTGCATCATTGGCCTGGCATTTACTATGGAGGCTGGAAACTACTGGTTTGACATCTTCAATGACTACGCAGCTACACTCTCTCTGCTGCTTATTGTACTGGTGGAAACTATTGCTGTCTGTTATGTGTATGGACTAAGAAG ATTTCAGAAAGTGCTTGGTGTGATGATTGGACATGAGCCAAGCTGGTACTGGAGGATTATGTGGGCTTTTGCTAGTCCTGTGCTAATTGTAAGCCTGTTTATATTTTACATCACTGATTACATCAGGACAGGGACATTGCAATACCAAGCCTGGGATGCAACAGAG GGCCAGTTGGTTACAAAAAATTATCCAAGTGGTGCCCTAGCTCTTATTGGGATGCTTGTGGCAGCATCCACATTGTGTATACCACTGGGTGCCCTACTAACTTTTATAATGAAGCAAACCAAACGTTAG
- the SLC6A20 gene encoding sodium- and chloride-dependent transporter XTRP3 isoform X1 — translation MEKARPLWDNPFQFVFACISYAVGLGNVWRFPYLCQMHGGGGFLIPYFIMLIVEGMPLLYLELAVGQHMRHGSIGAWRAISPYLCGVGIASVIVSFFLSMYYNVINAWAFWYLFHSFQDPLPWAYCPLNSNHTSYVEECEKATSTQYFWYRKTLNISPSIEESGNIQWEQAACLILAWLVVYLCILRGTEHTGKVVYVTATLPYIVLMIFLIRGLTLHGAVNGLTYMFTPKLEQLANPKTWINAATQIFFSLGLGFGSLIAFASYNEPNNNCERHAIIVSLINSATSIFASIVTFSIYGFKATFNYENCIKKVILLLTNFFDLEEGLLTMENLEDMKHFLAAAHPKEYTELLPQIQNCSLEAELDTAVQGTGLAFIVYSEAIKNMEASQLYSVLYFLMLLMLGIGSMLGNTAAILTPLTDSKFLSSHVPREMISGGVCFINCIIGLAFTMEAGNYWFDIFNDYAATLSLLLIVLVETIAVCYVYGLRRFQKVLGVMIGHEPSWYWRIMWAFASPVLIVSLFIFYITDYIRTGTLQYQAWDATEGQLVTKNYPSGALALIGMLVAASTLCIPLGALLTFIMKQTKR, via the exons ATGGAGAAAGCTAGGCCGTTGTGGGACAATCCCTTCCAGTTTGTGTTTGCCTGCATTTCCTATGCTGTGGGACTGGGGAATGTATGGCGTTTTCCTTATTTGTGTCAGATGCACGGAGGAG gtgGATTTCTAATTCCATATTTTATCATGTTAATTGTGGAAGGGATGCCATTGTTATACCTGGAGCTGGCGGTGGGACAGCACATGCGTCATGGGAGCATCGGGGCATGGAGAGCTATAAGTCCCTACCTCTGTGGGGTTG GAATCGCCAGTGTCATTGTCTCATTTTTTCTGTCTATGTACTACAATGTTATAAATGCCTGGGCATTTTGGTAcctcttccattccttccag GATCCTTTGCCATGGGCATACTGTCCACTGAATAGTAATCATACAAGCTATGTTGAAGAATGTGAGAAGGCAACATCCACACAGTATTTTTGGTACAGGAAAACCCTCAATATTTCTCCATCTATTGAGGAGAGTGGGAACATCCAATGGGAGCAAGCAGCTTGTCTCATCCTGGCTTGGCTAGTGGTCTACCTGTGCATTCTAAGAGGAACTGAACACACAGGCAAG GTTGTGTACGTAACAGCTACTTTGCCTTACATTGTCCTCATGATATTCTTAATCAGAGGCCTAACACTCCATGGAGCTGTGAATGGGCTGACATATATGTTTACACCAAAG CTGGAACAACTGGCAAACCCCAAGACTTGGATTAATGCAGCTACCCAGATCTTCTTCTCTCTTGGGCTTGGCTTTGGCAGCTTGATAGCTTTTGCCAGCTACAATGAGCCAAACAATAACTGTGAGCGACATGCCATAATTGTTTCGTTAATAAACAGCGCCACATCAATATTTGCCAGCATTGTGACTTTCTCTATTTATGGCTTTAAGGCAACTTTCAATTATGAAAACTGCATAAAAAA GGTGATCTTGTTGTTGACTAACTTTTTTGACCTGGAAGAAGGATTATTAACAATGGAAAATCTTGAAGATATGAAGCACTTTCTAGCAGCTGCTCATCCCAAAGAATATACAGAACTGCTACCACAAATTCAGAACTGCAGCTTGGAAGCTGAACTAGACACG GCTGTCCAAGGGACTGGACTGGCATTCATTGTGTATTCAGAAGCAATAAAGAACATGGAGGCCTCACAGCTCTATTCAGTGCTGTATTTTCTTATGCTGTTGATGCTGGGAATAGGTAGCATGCTGGGGAACACTGCAGCCATTCTAACTCCTTTGACTGACAGCAAGTTTCTTTCCTCCCATGTGCCAAGAGAGATGATCTCAG GTGGTGTGTGTTTTATCAACTGCATCATTGGCCTGGCATTTACTATGGAGGCTGGAAACTACTGGTTTGACATCTTCAATGACTACGCAGCTACACTCTCTCTGCTGCTTATTGTACTGGTGGAAACTATTGCTGTCTGTTATGTGTATGGACTAAGAAG ATTTCAGAAAGTGCTTGGTGTGATGATTGGACATGAGCCAAGCTGGTACTGGAGGATTATGTGGGCTTTTGCTAGTCCTGTGCTAATTGTAAGCCTGTTTATATTTTACATCACTGATTACATCAGGACAGGGACATTGCAATACCAAGCCTGGGATGCAACAGAG GGCCAGTTGGTTACAAAAAATTATCCAAGTGGTGCCCTAGCTCTTATTGGGATGCTTGTGGCAGCATCCACATTGTGTATACCACTGGGTGCCCTACTAACTTTTATAATGAAGCAAACCAAACGTTAG
- the SLC6A20 gene encoding sodium- and chloride-dependent transporter XTRP3 isoform X2, with amino-acid sequence MAFSLFVSDARRRWISNSIFYHVNCGRDAIVIPGAGGGTAHASWEHRGMESYKSLPLWGIASVIVSFFLSMYYNVINAWAFWYLFHSFQDPLPWAYCPLNSNHTSYVEECEKATSTQYFWYRKTLNISPSIEESGNIQWEQAACLILAWLVVYLCILRGTEHTGKVVYVTATLPYIVLMIFLIRGLTLHGAVNGLTYMFTPKLEQLANPKTWINAATQIFFSLGLGFGSLIAFASYNEPNNNCERHAIIVSLINSATSIFASIVTFSIYGFKATFNYENCIKKVILLLTNFFDLEEGLLTMENLEDMKHFLAAAHPKEYTELLPQIQNCSLEAELDTAVQGTGLAFIVYSEAIKNMEASQLYSVLYFLMLLMLGIGSMLGNTAAILTPLTDSKFLSSHVPREMISGGVCFINCIIGLAFTMEAGNYWFDIFNDYAATLSLLLIVLVETIAVCYVYGLRRFQKVLGVMIGHEPSWYWRIMWAFASPVLIVSLFIFYITDYIRTGTLQYQAWDATEGQLVTKNYPSGALALIGMLVAASTLCIPLGALLTFIMKQTKR; translated from the exons ATGGCGTTTTCCTTATTTGTGTCAGATGCACGGAGGAG gtgGATTTCTAATTCCATATTTTATCATGTTAATTGTGGAAGGGATGCCATTGTTATACCTGGAGCTGGCGGTGGGACAGCACATGCGTCATGGGAGCATCGGGGCATGGAGAGCTATAAGTCCCTACCTCTGTGGG GAATCGCCAGTGTCATTGTCTCATTTTTTCTGTCTATGTACTACAATGTTATAAATGCCTGGGCATTTTGGTAcctcttccattccttccag GATCCTTTGCCATGGGCATACTGTCCACTGAATAGTAATCATACAAGCTATGTTGAAGAATGTGAGAAGGCAACATCCACACAGTATTTTTGGTACAGGAAAACCCTCAATATTTCTCCATCTATTGAGGAGAGTGGGAACATCCAATGGGAGCAAGCAGCTTGTCTCATCCTGGCTTGGCTAGTGGTCTACCTGTGCATTCTAAGAGGAACTGAACACACAGGCAAG GTTGTGTACGTAACAGCTACTTTGCCTTACATTGTCCTCATGATATTCTTAATCAGAGGCCTAACACTCCATGGAGCTGTGAATGGGCTGACATATATGTTTACACCAAAG CTGGAACAACTGGCAAACCCCAAGACTTGGATTAATGCAGCTACCCAGATCTTCTTCTCTCTTGGGCTTGGCTTTGGCAGCTTGATAGCTTTTGCCAGCTACAATGAGCCAAACAATAACTGTGAGCGACATGCCATAATTGTTTCGTTAATAAACAGCGCCACATCAATATTTGCCAGCATTGTGACTTTCTCTATTTATGGCTTTAAGGCAACTTTCAATTATGAAAACTGCATAAAAAA GGTGATCTTGTTGTTGACTAACTTTTTTGACCTGGAAGAAGGATTATTAACAATGGAAAATCTTGAAGATATGAAGCACTTTCTAGCAGCTGCTCATCCCAAAGAATATACAGAACTGCTACCACAAATTCAGAACTGCAGCTTGGAAGCTGAACTAGACACG GCTGTCCAAGGGACTGGACTGGCATTCATTGTGTATTCAGAAGCAATAAAGAACATGGAGGCCTCACAGCTCTATTCAGTGCTGTATTTTCTTATGCTGTTGATGCTGGGAATAGGTAGCATGCTGGGGAACACTGCAGCCATTCTAACTCCTTTGACTGACAGCAAGTTTCTTTCCTCCCATGTGCCAAGAGAGATGATCTCAG GTGGTGTGTGTTTTATCAACTGCATCATTGGCCTGGCATTTACTATGGAGGCTGGAAACTACTGGTTTGACATCTTCAATGACTACGCAGCTACACTCTCTCTGCTGCTTATTGTACTGGTGGAAACTATTGCTGTCTGTTATGTGTATGGACTAAGAAG ATTTCAGAAAGTGCTTGGTGTGATGATTGGACATGAGCCAAGCTGGTACTGGAGGATTATGTGGGCTTTTGCTAGTCCTGTGCTAATTGTAAGCCTGTTTATATTTTACATCACTGATTACATCAGGACAGGGACATTGCAATACCAAGCCTGGGATGCAACAGAG GGCCAGTTGGTTACAAAAAATTATCCAAGTGGTGCCCTAGCTCTTATTGGGATGCTTGTGGCAGCATCCACATTGTGTATACCACTGGGTGCCCTACTAACTTTTATAATGAAGCAAACCAAACGTTAG